In Niallia sp. FSL W8-0635, one genomic interval encodes:
- a CDS encoding winged helix-turn-helix transcriptional regulator gives MEIPCSIEKTLDIIGNKWSFLVLRELFEGTKRFNELRRSIEGISPNSLTTTLKHLEKRGIIIRTAIPTVPITVEYSLTEKGESFHSVLKEMKKWAAEWA, from the coding sequence ATGGAAATTCCATGCTCAATTGAAAAAACACTTGATATTATCGGGAATAAATGGTCATTTCTAGTTTTAAGGGAATTATTTGAAGGAACAAAACGATTCAATGAATTACGGAGATCCATCGAGGGGATAAGCCCTAATTCTTTAACAACAACGCTAAAGCATTTAGAAAAGAGAGGTATTATTATTCGAACAGCTATCCCTACAGTTCCGATTACCGTTGAATACTCTCTTACAGAAAAGGGTGAATCTTTTCATAGTGTATTAAAGGAGATGAAAAAGTGGGCTGCCGAATGGGCGTAA